A segment of the Streptomyces sp. P9-A2 genome:
ACCAGCAGGTCGTCGGCCTCGAAGGCGACGCGCTCGGGGCCGCGCAGGAACAGGGCCGCGCCGATCACCCGGCGCCGGCCGCGCAGCGGCGCGAGGATCGCCCGCTGACCGTCGGGGACGGTCGACTCGGCTCCCTCGCCCAGGAGTTCGGGCAGCGCGGCGCGCGCGGCGGGCGCGTCCGTGAACACCGGCCGTACGCCGCGCAGTACTTCGGCGAGCGCGCTGCCGGGCCGCACCGTGCACCGCTCCGAGCCGATGGAGTCCAGCTCGGAGCGCGCGGGCGCGGCGGCCGACGCGAAACCGCCCTCGGTGTCGCGCTCGGCCGGAATCCGGTCGCTGCGCCGCAGCCGCAGCACCAGCGGGCCGGTGGGCCGCTCGTCACCGACCGGCAGCGGTTCGCGCAGATAGACCAGGATGGTGTCGGCGAAGGTGGGCACGGTGGCCCGGCACAAACCCATCACGATCTCTTCGAGATCGATGCCGCGGGCGATCCGCCGGGTCGCGGCGCCGACGAACCTCAGCCGGTCCCCGTCCCGCCGCATCGGGGTGGGCTTCCCGGGCGGGGTGATCTGACCGCTGCGGCGGTCGAGGCCGTCGGAGACGGGCGCGGAGCGGTCCTGGGGCGCCGGTTCCCGGGACCCGCGGCCCTGCTCCCCCCGCTCCGGGTCCCCCCGCTCCTGGTCTTCCTGTTCCTCGGGCGCACCGCGGGGGGCCGGAGGGGCCGCTGCCGGGTGGTCCGCTGCCGGGTGGTCGTGCACGTCGGTTCTCTGTCCTCCGGCCGGCTGGAGCGGGATGCCTTCGGGCGCGGGCCGAGGCCGATGGGCGTCGGGTTCGGATTCCTGCCCGGCGTGCGGCTGGGAGTGCTCGGCGCCGGGCCCGGTCGTACCCGACGAGGCCAAGGACGCCGGCGAAGCCGGCGCGGACGACGACGTCGGCGGCGATGACGACGATGTCGAGCCGGGCCCGTGTGCCGGTGCCGAGGCAGGCAGGAACACCCCGTGGGCATCCGCGGGGGTGACGCCCGGATCCGGGCGCTCGTAGGAGGTCGGCTGCTCCGTCACGCGTGTCGAGTCCATCCGTCCGGGGCCACGGCCCGTTCCTCACATTCCCGCCCGCCCCGTGAACGTGAGGCCAAGGACGCACGCCGTGCACACCGTACGTCCCGCCGGAACTCCGATACCCGCAATGCGTGCCCCTGGAACGGAATCCCCGCGGGGTGAGCGCGTGCTCCTGTGCCGCCTGCGGGCCGTCCACGGCCCGCACCGGTAGTGCCGTACCCCTCGCTCACGTCCTGCCGCCCCTCGGTGACGTTCGGTCAAGCCCAGCGCGTGCTCCGGTAGTTGTCGTCACCCGGTGCCTTGCGGAGGACGATCCTACGTTTCCCGGCCCGGGGCGCATCAAGAGTCTCATGACGACAGATGCGCAGGCGTGCGATCCCAGTCCGGTGGCAGTGAAGGTACCGCCCAGGACGGATCCGGGCGCCAGTTCTGCCAGCCGTCCGAGAACGGGGCTCCCCACCGGGAGATCACGGCCACCGCGTCCCGGCCCGCCCGGCGCACCCGGCCGGCCAGCGCGGCGTCCACCAGTCCGTCCTGCTGGGCCTGCGTGAACTCGTCCTCGTCCCGCCAGTGCCAACTGCGGTCCGGGTGCACGGAGATGTCCAGGAAGTGATCCTCGGAATCCACCCCACCGGCCCAACGGGCCAAGGGTTCCTCCAGATTCACGTACCAGTTCTTGAACCGCCAGCCCTGGTCCCAGAACAGCCACACCGACCAGGGCTCACCGGGCCGGGCCAGCTTCAGCACACCGGTCCCGGCCCAGCGGTCGCGCTGGACCGTCCGGGGTTTGGTGTACCGGGTCCGGAGGGGTTCCTGGTGCACGGGAGTGCCGTCGGCGAGCACCGGCTTCACGCACTCGGTGCCGGGTGCCATCCACGCGGCGAGCAACTCCGGATCGTCGCGCACGACGGTGACGGGGCGCGCGATGTGCAAGCGCGCGCCGCCGTTCTCCCGGTAGCGCCACAGCACCTGCGTCCCGGGCGCCCAGTGACGGTCCGGACCGACCGCCGCCGTCGCGCCGCGTCGGTCCTGGCGTGGGCCGCCCTCTTCCCCGTGTCCTGTCGCTCCGCCCTCTGTCATGGGCAGATATTAGGTGCCCCGGGCACAGACCGCTGCGGTCCCCGTCACGCTTCACCCGTGCGGTACGCCGGCGACATGACGGGGGCGTGGCGGAGAGACGGCGGGGGCGTGGCGGAGGGACGGCGGGGGCGTGGCGGAGGAGCGTCTCAGCCGCGCCGTTTCACGGGCGCGTCATCCGCAGGACGTCCAGGGCCTCGTCGAGCTGCTCCGCGCTGAGGTCGCCGCGCTCGACGTACCCGCTCTCCAGGACCACCTGACGGATGGTCTTCCGCTGTGCCAGCGCCTTCTTGGCGACCTTCGCGGCCTCCTCGTAGCCGATGTACTTGTTGAGCGGGGTGACCACGGACGGCGAGGACTCGGCGTACTCACGGGCACGCTCACGGTCGGCCACGATCCCGTCGACCGTACGGTCGGCGAGCAGCCGGGAGGCGTTCGCGAGCAGCCGGATCGACTCCAGGACGTTCTTCGCGATGACGGGCAGCATCACGTTGAGCTCGAAGTTGCCGGACGCGCCCGCGGTGGCGACCGCCGCGTCGTTGCCCATGACCTGCGCGCAGACCATGAGCACGGCCTCCGGGACGACCGGGTTGACCTTGCCGGGCATGATCGAGGAGCCGGGCTGGAGGTCGGGCAGGGTGATCTCGGCGAGACCGGTGCGGGGGCCCGAGGCCATCCACCGCAGATCGTTGGCGATCTTCGTCAGTCCGACCGCGATCGTCCGCAGCTGACCGCTGGTCTCCACGATGCCGTCCCGGGCGCTCTGCGCCTCGAAGTGGTCGCGGGCCTCGGTCAGCGGCAGCCCGGTGGCCTCGGCGACCTCCTCGATGACGGCGGCCGAGAACCCGGGCGGGGTGTTGATGCCGGTACCGACGGCGGTTCCGCCCAGCGGCAGCTCGGCCAGCCGCGGCAGGGAGGCGTGCAGCCGCTCGACCCCGTACCGCACCTGGGCCGCGTACCCGCCGAACTCCTGCCCGAGGGTGACGGGTGTGGCGTCCATCAGGTGCGTACGCCCCGACTTCACCACGTCGGCGAACTCCCCGGCCTTGCGCTCCAGCGAGACCGCGAGGTGCTCCAGGGCCGGTACGAGGTCCCGGGTGACGGCGGCGGTGGCGGCGATGTGGATCGAGGACGGGAAGACGTCGTTGGACGACTGGGAGGCGTTGACGTGGTCGTTGGGGTGCACGGGGCGCCCGAGCCGCTCGGTCGCCAGAGTGGCGATGACCTCGTTGGTGTTCATGTTGGACGAGGTGCCCGAACCCGTCTGGAACACGTCGACGGGGAAGTGCTCGTCCCACTTCCCCCCGGCGACCTCCCCGGCCGCCTCGCCGATCGCCCCGGCGATGTCCTCGTCCAGTACACCGAGGCGCGCGTTCACCTTCGCCGCGGCGCCCTTGATCCGGGCGAGGGCCTCGATGTGGGCGCGTTCGATGCGCTGCCCGGAGACCGGGAAGTTCTCCACGGCGCGCTGGGTCTGGGCGCGCCACTTGGCGTCGGCCGGTACCTGCACCTCCCCCATGGAGTCGTGCTCGATGCGGTAGCGCCGGTTGTCGTCCGTGGTCGTCATCGTCGTACCTCCGAAGATCCACAGCAGTGGTGTGGGCCGGGTGTATTCCTGCGGGCTCCTTGCCAGCATCCCGCGCGGGTACCCGGAACGGACTCCGCCCCGCCGCGAGGGAGCGGCGGGGCGGGGCGGAGTACCGCGTGCGGACCGGCGCCGGCCGGGTGCCCCGGGGGGTGCCCCTAAGCCCGGCGGCAATACCCCCAGGTCATCCCTTCGACAGGGGGCACACAGCCATACCGGACCCGGGGGCCAGGCGCCCCATTGCGAGGCCACGAATAAAGGTAACGGGGCAGGGCGAGTCGGACCCGGTGATGCCGGGTTTCACTCGATGGGGTGGCCGGCGGGGAACGCGTGGTGCGGCGTCGTGCGGGTGTCTACGATCGGTGATCGTGAAGCTGATGGTGCGGGTCAAACTCCTGCCGACGCCCGAGCAGGCGGCGGCGCTGGAGTCGACCCTGCGCGCCTGCAACGAGGCCGCCACCTGGGCGGCCGAGGTCGCCTTCGCCGAGAAGGCGATGAAACCCCTGCCCCTGCGCAAGCACACCTACCAGCAGGTCAAGACACGGTGGGGCCTGGGCGCGCAGGCCGCCCAGCATGCGATCAAGAAGACCTGTGACGCGTACACCACGCTGCGCGCCAACCTCCGGGCGGGCAACCACGGCAGGCCGGGCTCGAAGCGGTACGAGAGAGCCTCGGGCAAGCCGATCGCCTTCCGCGCGCGGGCGGCGCAGCCGTACGACGACCGGATGCTGTCCTGGCGGCACGAGGACCAAATGGTGTCGATCTGGACGACGTCCGGGCGGATGAAGAAGGTGGCGTTCACCGGCGAGGCCGGTCAGCTGGCCGTGGTGGCCGCACACCGGCGGGGCGAGTCCGATCTGCTGTGCCGGGACGGGCAGTGGTTTTTGTTGGTGACCTGCGACATCGCCGAGGCCGAACCGGACACGCACCCGGCCGGGTTCGTCGGGGTGGATCTGGGGATCGTCAACATCGCCACCACCTCCACCGGAATCCGGCACAGCGGCCGGCACCTCAACCGCCGCCGCGAGGCCGACCGGGCCCTGCGCTCCAAGCTGCAGAAGAAGGGCACGAAGTCGGCGAAGCGGCGGGCGAAGAAACACGCGGGCAGGGAAGCCAGGCGCGCCCGCGACATCAACCACAAGATCAGCAAACGCATCGTGGCGGAGGCTCAACGCACCGGTCGCGGCATCGCCCTGGAGGACCTGGGCGGTATCCGTGAGCGGGCACGGCTGAAAAAGCCCCAGCGCGTCACGTTGCACTCCTGGTCGTTTCACCAGCTCGGCTCGTTCATCGCCTACAAGGCGAAGCGCGCCGGGGTGCCGGTGGTCCACGTCGACCCGGCGTACACCAGCCGGGAATGCTCCCGCTGTCATCACATCGCCAGAGCCAACCGGCCCTCCCAGGCCGTGTTCACCTGCGGGTCGTGCGGCTTCGCCGAGCACGCAGACCACAACGCGTCCCACAACATCAGCCACCGCGGCTGGTACGTGTGGGTCCGCGGGGCCGAGTCACAGGCCCCTGCTCTCACCCTCATCGCCTGACGCACCGCGACACGTAAAGGGGAGGAGCTGGACGCGGCCGGTTCCGTCGAAGCCATCGACGGAACCGAGCAGCAAGCCCGGGAACTTCAGCCCCGAGTAGTTGACGAGACGGCCTGCTGCCAGAGGGTGTGGGCGATGCCGTCGGCCGCGCGGTTCAGGCCGGTGGTGTTGACGTTGGTGAGGGTGTCGCAGGACCGGTGGTAGCAGGGGTCGTAGGCGGAACCGGCCGTGCCGCCCCATTTGGCGGCCTGTGCGGACGTCTTGCGGGCGCTCGCGCCCATCGCGTAGCCGGAGGTGGGGATGCCGGCCTGCTGGAAGGGGTAGTCGTCGCTGCGCCCGGCGCCCTCGGTGTTCTCCTCGGGCCGCAGACCCAGCGAGTCCCAGTACGCCTTCATCGGCGCGGCGGCCGACGTGGTGATGCGGTTGATGAAGTAGCCGCCGTTGGTCGAGGCGACCATGTCGAAGTTGTAGTACGCCCGGATAGTGGAGCGCTGGGTGGAGGAAAGCGAACGGACGTAGAACTCGGAGCCGTTGAGGCCCTGCTCCTCGTCGGTCCACCAGGCGAAGCGGACCCGGTTGCGCATGGCCGGGTTCTGCTGGGCCAGGGTCAGGGCGTTCTCCAGGAGCGCGGCCGAGCCGGAGCCGTTGTCGTTCATGCCGGGGCCCGCCGAGACGCCGTCGAGGTGGGCGCCGAACATGTACACGTTGTTCGCGTCGCCCTGCGGCCACTCGGCGATCAGGTTGGGGCCCGCTCCGCTGGTGCAGCCGGAGGTGCAGGGCTGCTCGGTGACGGTGTAACCGGCCGCCTGCAGTTTGCCCTTCACGTAGGCGACCGAGTCGCGGTACCCCTGGGTGGTGGAGCGGCGGTTGCCGCCGTTGCGGCCGGCGATGGCGCTGAGCTCGCTCAGGTGCGCCCGCACCTTCGTCACGTCGACGTCGGGCGCGGCGAGCGCGTTCACGTCGAGGGCGGGCGCGGCGAGGGCGGACCGGCCGGTGTCCGCGGGGGCGGCGGCCGCGGCGGGGAGTGTTCCGCAGCCGAGCACGACGGCGAGGGAGAAACTCGCCACGGCGAATCGTCGTCTCACACTGTCTCCTTCGGGAAGTGGCCGTGGGGTGGGCCACAGGGAGTCCGACATAGCGTGTGCATGTCAGATTGGCGAGAAGACTCACAGCGGAGGTCGAGGCAGTCAACGGAAACGGGGCCCGCGCGGGCAGGTTGTCCAAAAAAAGAACACGGCGTCCGCTATCCGGGCGCGCGGGCCCCCGCAGCAGCCCCCCACGGGCGTTTCCGGGGCCGGGGTCGAGGTCGGGGCCTGCCGTGAGGGCGCGGTCGGTGCCGAGCCGTTCCGGCAGCCGGTCGAGGGCGAACTATGGACGGCGGGGCCGCTCCCGGTCCGTCCGGAGTCGAGGGCGGGACCCGTTCAGGGCCGAAGGGGGTCCGGGGAGCGGCCCCGGAGGCGGGAGGGGAAGGAGCGGCGGGAGGTGAAACCCTCGACCGCCGCCCCCCCACCCGGGGCGCTACGCCAGCCCCGGCCCCCGCACCGGGATCGACGTGAACGTCGGCTGCTGCGGCGAAGGATCCTGGAAGAAGTCGTTGCCCTTGTCATCGACGACGACGAACGCCGGGAAGTCCTCGACCTCGATCTTCCAGACCGCCTCCATGCCGAGCTCCTCGTACTCCAGGACCTCGACCTTCTTGATGCAGTCCTGGGCGAGCCGGGCGGCCGGCCCGCCGATCGAGCCGAGGTAGAAGCCGCCGTGCGCGTCGCACGCGTCGGTGACCTGCTTGCTCCGGTTGCCCTTGGCGAGCATCACCCTGGAGCCGCCCGCCGCCTGGAACTGCTCGACGTAGGAGTCCATCCGGCCGGCCGTCGTCGGGCCGAAGGAGCCGGACGCGTAGCCCTCGGGGGTCTTGGCCGGACCGGCGTAGTACACCGGGTGGTCCTTGAGGTACTGCGGCATCCCCTCGCCCGCGTCCAGCCGCTCCTTGATCTTGGCGTGCGCGATGTCGCGGGCCACCACCAGCGGGCCGGTGAGGGAGAGGCGGGTCTTGACCGGGTACTTGGTGAGCTCCGCGAGGATGGCGTCCATCGGCTGGTTCAGATCGATCTTGACAGGCTGTCCATCAGCGGCTCCGCCGCGGGCGCCCTCGGTCTCGAGGTGCTCGTCCGTCGTCTCCGGGAGGAACCGCGCGGGGTCCCGCTCCAGCTGCTCGAGGAAGACGCCCTCGGCGGTGATCTTCGCGACGGCCTGGCGGTCGGCGGAGCAGGAGACGGCGATCGCGACCGGGCAGGACGCGCCGTGCCGCGGCAGCCGGACCACGCGGACGTCGTGGCAGAAGTACTTGCCGCCGAACTGCGCGCCGATGCCGATCCTCTGGGTCAGCTCGAAGACCTTGTCCTCCAGCTCCTTGTCGCGGAAGCCGTGGCCCAGCGGGGAGCCCTCGGTCGGGATCTCGTCGAGGTAGTGCGCCGAGGCGTACTTCGCGGTCTTCAGCGCGTACTCGGCCGACGTGCCGCCGACGACGATCGCCAGGTGGTACGGCGGGCAGGCGGCCGTGCCGAGCGAACGGATCTTCTCCTCCAGGAACTTCATCATGGAGGACTCGTTCAGGACGGCCTTGGTCTCCTGGTAGAGGAAGCTCTTGTTCGCGGAGCCGCCGCCCTTGGCCATGAACAGGAACTTGTAGGCGTCGCCGTCGGTGGCGTACAGCTCGATCTGGGCGGGGAGGTTGGAGCCGGTGTTCTTCTCCTCCCACATGGTCAGGGGCGCCATCTGGGAGTAGCGCAGGTTGAGGTTGCGGTAGGCGTCGTAGATGCCCCGGGACAGGGCCTCCT
Coding sequences within it:
- a CDS encoding RNA-guided endonuclease InsQ/TnpB family protein; translated protein: MKLMVRVKLLPTPEQAAALESTLRACNEAATWAAEVAFAEKAMKPLPLRKHTYQQVKTRWGLGAQAAQHAIKKTCDAYTTLRANLRAGNHGRPGSKRYERASGKPIAFRARAAQPYDDRMLSWRHEDQMVSIWTTSGRMKKVAFTGEAGQLAVVAAHRRGESDLLCRDGQWFLLVTCDIAEAEPDTHPAGFVGVDLGIVNIATTSTGIRHSGRHLNRRREADRALRSKLQKKGTKSAKRRAKKHAGREARRARDINHKISKRIVAEAQRTGRGIALEDLGGIRERARLKKPQRVTLHSWSFHQLGSFIAYKAKRAGVPVVHVDPAYTSRECSRCHHIARANRPSQAVFTCGSCGFAEHADHNASHNISHRGWYVWVRGAESQAPALTLIA
- a CDS encoding fumarate hydratase, coding for MGEMPEFEYADLLPMGEDTTPYRLVTSEGVSTFEADGRTFLKVEPQALRKLAEEAIRDIQHYLRPAHLAQLRRIIDDPEASSNDKFVALDLLKNANIAAAGVLPMCQDTGTAIVMGKRGQNVLTEGGDEEALSRGIYDAYRNLNLRYSQMAPLTMWEEKNTGSNLPAQIELYATDGDAYKFLFMAKGGGSANKSFLYQETKAVLNESSMMKFLEEKIRSLGTAACPPYHLAIVVGGTSAEYALKTAKYASAHYLDEIPTEGSPLGHGFRDKELEDKVFELTQRIGIGAQFGGKYFCHDVRVVRLPRHGASCPVAIAVSCSADRQAVAKITAEGVFLEQLERDPARFLPETTDEHLETEGARGGAADGQPVKIDLNQPMDAILAELTKYPVKTRLSLTGPLVVARDIAHAKIKERLDAGEGMPQYLKDHPVYYAGPAKTPEGYASGSFGPTTAGRMDSYVEQFQAAGGSRVMLAKGNRSKQVTDACDAHGGFYLGSIGGPAARLAQDCIKKVEVLEYEELGMEAVWKIEVEDFPAFVVVDDKGNDFFQDPSPQQPTFTSIPVRGPGLA
- a CDS encoding M28 family metallopeptidase; amino-acid sequence: MRRRFAVASFSLAVVLGCGTLPAAAAAPADTGRSALAAPALDVNALAAPDVDVTKVRAHLSELSAIAGRNGGNRRSTTQGYRDSVAYVKGKLQAAGYTVTEQPCTSGCTSGAGPNLIAEWPQGDANNVYMFGAHLDGVSAGPGMNDNGSGSAALLENALTLAQQNPAMRNRVRFAWWTDEEQGLNGSEFYVRSLSSTQRSTIRAYYNFDMVASTNGGYFINRITTSAAAPMKAYWDSLGLRPEENTEGAGRSDDYPFQQAGIPTSGYAMGASARKTSAQAAKWGGTAGSAYDPCYHRSCDTLTNVNTTGLNRAADGIAHTLWQQAVSSTTRG
- the fomD gene encoding cytidylyl-2-hydroxypropylphosphonate hydrolase produces the protein MTEGGATGHGEEGGPRQDRRGATAAVGPDRHWAPGTQVLWRYRENGGARLHIARPVTVVRDDPELLAAWMAPGTECVKPVLADGTPVHQEPLRTRYTKPRTVQRDRWAGTGVLKLARPGEPWSVWLFWDQGWRFKNWYVNLEEPLARWAGGVDSEDHFLDISVHPDRSWHWRDEDEFTQAQQDGLVDAALAGRVRRAGRDAVAVISRWGAPFSDGWQNWRPDPSWAVPSLPPDWDRTPAHLSS
- a CDS encoding class II fumarate hydratase, with the protein product MTTTDDNRRYRIEHDSMGEVQVPADAKWRAQTQRAVENFPVSGQRIERAHIEALARIKGAAAKVNARLGVLDEDIAGAIGEAAGEVAGGKWDEHFPVDVFQTGSGTSSNMNTNEVIATLATERLGRPVHPNDHVNASQSSNDVFPSSIHIAATAAVTRDLVPALEHLAVSLERKAGEFADVVKSGRTHLMDATPVTLGQEFGGYAAQVRYGVERLHASLPRLAELPLGGTAVGTGINTPPGFSAAVIEEVAEATGLPLTEARDHFEAQSARDGIVETSGQLRTIAVGLTKIANDLRWMASGPRTGLAEITLPDLQPGSSIMPGKVNPVVPEAVLMVCAQVMGNDAAVATAGASGNFELNVMLPVIAKNVLESIRLLANASRLLADRTVDGIVADRERAREYAESSPSVVTPLNKYIGYEEAAKVAKKALAQRKTIRQVVLESGYVERGDLSAEQLDEALDVLRMTRP